Proteins encoded within one genomic window of Lynx canadensis isolate LIC74 chromosome B4, mLynCan4.pri.v2, whole genome shotgun sequence:
- the TAB1 gene encoding TGF-beta-activated kinase 1 and MAP3K7-binding protein 1 isoform X2, with protein sequence MAAQRRSLLQSEQQPSWTDDLPLCHLSGVGSASNRSYSADGKGTESHPPEDSWLKFRSENNCFLYGVFNGYDGNRVTSFVAQRLSAELLLGQLSAEHTEADVRRVLLQAFDVVERSFLESIDDALAEKASLQSQLPEGVPQHQLLPQYQKILERLKALEREISGGAMAVVAVLLNNRLYVANVGTNRALLCKSTVDGLQVTQLNVDHTTENEDELFRLSQLGLDAGKIKQVGVICGQESTRRIGDYKVKYGYTDIDLLSAAKSKPIIAEPEIHGAQPLEGVTGFLVLMSEGLYKALEAAHGPGQANQEIAAMIDTEFAKQTSLDAVAQAVVDRVKRIHGDTFASGGERAKFCPRHEDMTLLVRNFGYPLGEMSQPAASPAPGGRVYPVSVPYSSAQSTSKTSVTLSLVMPSQGQLVNGAHSASTLDEATPTLTNQSPTLTLQSTNTHTQSSSSSSDGGLFRSRPAHSLPPGEDGRVEPYVDFAEFYRLWSVDHGEQSVMTAP encoded by the exons GAGCAGCAGCCAAGCTGGACAGACGACCTGCCGCTCTGCCACCTCTCCGGGGTTGGTTCAGCCTCCAACCGCAGCTACTCTGCTGATGGCAAGGGCACCGAGAGCCACCCACCGGAGGACAGCTGGCTCAAGTTCAG GAGTGAGAACAACTGCTTCCTGTACGGGGTCTTCAACGGCTATGATGGCAACCGGGTGACCAGCTTCGTGGCCCAGCGGCTGTCTGCAGAGCTCCTGCTGGGCCAGCTCAGCGCGGAGCACACCGAGGCGGACGTGCGGCGTGTGCTGCTGCAG GCCTTTGATGTGGTGGAGAGGAGCTTCCTGGAGTCCATCGATGACGCATTGGCTGAGAAGGCCAGCCTCCAGTCCCAGCTGCCAGAG GGTGTCCCTCAGCACCAGCTGCTTCCTCAGTACCAGAAGATCCTCGAAAGACTCAAGGCACTGGAGAGGGAGATTTCGGGAGGAGCCATGGCTGTTGTGGCGGTCCTTCTCAACAACAGGCTCTATGTCGCCAATGTCG GTACGAACCGTGCCCTTTTATGCAAATCCACGGTGGACGGGCTGCAGGTGACCCAGCTGAACGTGGACCACACCACGGAGAACGAGGACGAGCTCTTCCGCCTCTCTCAGCTGG GTTTGGATGCAGGAAAGATCAAGCAAGTGGGGGTCATCTGTGGGCAGGAGAGCACCAGGCGCATCGGGGATTACAAGGTCAAGTACGGCTATACTGACATCGACCTACTGAG TGCTGCCAAGTCCAAGCCTATCATTGCAGAACCCGAGATCCACGGTGCACAGCCCCTGGAGGGGGTGACCGGCTTCCTGGTGCTGATGTCGGAGGGGCTGTACAAGGCCCTGGAGGCAGCCCACGGGCCTGGGCAGGCCAACCAG gagATCGCCGCCATGATCGACACTGAGTTCGCCAAGCAGACTTCCCTGGATGCGGTGGCCCAGGCCGTGGTGGACCGGGTGAAGCGCATCCACGGTGACACCTTTGCCAGTGGTGGGGAGCGTGCCAAGTTCTGCCCCAGGCACGAGGACATGACCTTGCTGGTGAGGAACTTCGGCTACCCACTAGGCGAGATGAGCCAGCCCGCAGCGTCCCCGGCCCCAG GAGGCCGCGTGTATCCTGTGTCCGTGCCGTACTCCAGCGCCCAGAGCACCAGCAAGACCAGCGTGACCCTCTCTCTCGTCATGCCCTCCCAGGGCCAGCTGGTCAATGGGGCCCACAGCGCCTCCACCCTGGATGaggccacccccaccctcaccaa CCAGAGCCCGACCCTGACCCTGCAGTCCACCAACACGCACACCCAGAGCAGCAGCTCCAGCTCAGACGGGGGCCTCTTCCGCTCCCGGCCTGCCCACTCGCTCCCGCCCGGGGAGGATGGCCGGGTCGAGCCCTACGTGGACTTTGCCGAGTTTTACCGTCTCTGGAGCGTGGACCATGGCGAGCAGAGTGTGATGACGGCGCCATAG
- the TAB1 gene encoding TGF-beta-activated kinase 1 and MAP3K7-binding protein 1 isoform X1 codes for MAAQRRSLLQSEQQPSWTDDLPLCHLSGVGSASNRSYSADGKGTESHPPEDSWLKFRSENNCFLYGVFNGYDGNRVTSFVAQRLSAELLLGQLSAEHTEADVRRVLLQAFDVVERSFLESIDDALAEKASLQSQLPEGVPQHQLLPQYQKILERLKALEREISGGAMAVVAVLLNNRLYVANVGTNRALLCKSTVDGLQVTQLNVDHTTENEDELFRLSQLGLDAGKIKQVGVICGQESTRRIGDYKVKYGYTDIDLLSAAKSKPIIAEPEIHGAQPLEGVTGFLVLMSEGLYKALEAAHGPGQANQEIAAMIDTEFAKQTSLDAVAQAVVDRVKRIHGDTFASGGERAKFCPRHEDMTLLVRNFGYPLGEMSQPAASPAPATGGRVYPVSVPYSSAQSTSKTSVTLSLVMPSQGQLVNGAHSASTLDEATPTLTNQSPTLTLQSTNTHTQSSSSSSDGGLFRSRPAHSLPPGEDGRVEPYVDFAEFYRLWSVDHGEQSVMTAP; via the exons GAGCAGCAGCCAAGCTGGACAGACGACCTGCCGCTCTGCCACCTCTCCGGGGTTGGTTCAGCCTCCAACCGCAGCTACTCTGCTGATGGCAAGGGCACCGAGAGCCACCCACCGGAGGACAGCTGGCTCAAGTTCAG GAGTGAGAACAACTGCTTCCTGTACGGGGTCTTCAACGGCTATGATGGCAACCGGGTGACCAGCTTCGTGGCCCAGCGGCTGTCTGCAGAGCTCCTGCTGGGCCAGCTCAGCGCGGAGCACACCGAGGCGGACGTGCGGCGTGTGCTGCTGCAG GCCTTTGATGTGGTGGAGAGGAGCTTCCTGGAGTCCATCGATGACGCATTGGCTGAGAAGGCCAGCCTCCAGTCCCAGCTGCCAGAG GGTGTCCCTCAGCACCAGCTGCTTCCTCAGTACCAGAAGATCCTCGAAAGACTCAAGGCACTGGAGAGGGAGATTTCGGGAGGAGCCATGGCTGTTGTGGCGGTCCTTCTCAACAACAGGCTCTATGTCGCCAATGTCG GTACGAACCGTGCCCTTTTATGCAAATCCACGGTGGACGGGCTGCAGGTGACCCAGCTGAACGTGGACCACACCACGGAGAACGAGGACGAGCTCTTCCGCCTCTCTCAGCTGG GTTTGGATGCAGGAAAGATCAAGCAAGTGGGGGTCATCTGTGGGCAGGAGAGCACCAGGCGCATCGGGGATTACAAGGTCAAGTACGGCTATACTGACATCGACCTACTGAG TGCTGCCAAGTCCAAGCCTATCATTGCAGAACCCGAGATCCACGGTGCACAGCCCCTGGAGGGGGTGACCGGCTTCCTGGTGCTGATGTCGGAGGGGCTGTACAAGGCCCTGGAGGCAGCCCACGGGCCTGGGCAGGCCAACCAG gagATCGCCGCCATGATCGACACTGAGTTCGCCAAGCAGACTTCCCTGGATGCGGTGGCCCAGGCCGTGGTGGACCGGGTGAAGCGCATCCACGGTGACACCTTTGCCAGTGGTGGGGAGCGTGCCAAGTTCTGCCCCAGGCACGAGGACATGACCTTGCTGGTGAGGAACTTCGGCTACCCACTAGGCGAGATGAGCCAGCCCGCAGCGTCCCCGGCCCCAG CTACAGGAGGCCGCGTGTATCCTGTGTCCGTGCCGTACTCCAGCGCCCAGAGCACCAGCAAGACCAGCGTGACCCTCTCTCTCGTCATGCCCTCCCAGGGCCAGCTGGTCAATGGGGCCCACAGCGCCTCCACCCTGGATGaggccacccccaccctcaccaa CCAGAGCCCGACCCTGACCCTGCAGTCCACCAACACGCACACCCAGAGCAGCAGCTCCAGCTCAGACGGGGGCCTCTTCCGCTCCCGGCCTGCCCACTCGCTCCCGCCCGGGGAGGATGGCCGGGTCGAGCCCTACGTGGACTTTGCCGAGTTTTACCGTCTCTGGAGCGTGGACCATGGCGAGCAGAGTGTGATGACGGCGCCATAG